A genomic window from Cricetulus griseus strain 17A/GY chromosome 4, alternate assembly CriGri-PICRH-1.0, whole genome shotgun sequence includes:
- the Odf3l1 gene encoding outer dense fiber protein 3-like protein 1, with translation MKLSKGSGSCVFYAHHPEKQEEVPSRREIRQTPVVMATIKGPGPAKYLRASCTGYIAHDTSMFQEPAYSLHRRHTDKRIIDTYSPGPCYLLDSKVTRFGMSTCPQVPMEERISNIRYTTTPGPCHYSVEKIQPPGERTVPRYTFGCRCPYRVMDPNPAPNQYKLPFSLGSNTPVFRDAPCHSLGSSKKNWFYKENIAGGPGPAVYTRPEPSVYQNRSPVFSMAKRFAYPLDHTLRPGPGSHNVQQVTLHKPRIPAFTMGIKHSPHLCPLIVDIRD, from the exons ATGAAACTGTCCAAGGGGTCCGGGAGCTGTGTGTTCTATGCACACCAcccagagaagcaggaagaggtGCCTTCACGGAGGGAAATAAGGCAGACCCCTGTTGTCATGGCCACAATCAAAG GTCCAGGGCCTGCCAAGTACCTCCGGGCATCCTGTACTGGCTACATAGCCCACGACACCTCTATGTTCCAGGAGCCAGCTTACAGCCTGCACAGACGGCACACTGATAAAC GGATCATAGATACATACAGCCCCGGACCTTGCTATTTGTTGGATTCCAAAGTAACTCGTTTTGGAATGTCTACCTGCCCCCAGGTCCCCATGGAGGAGCGCATCTCCAACATAC ggTATACCACCACCCCAGGCCCCTGCCACTACAGCGTTGAGAAGATTCAGCCCCCTGGGGAACGTACTGTTCCCCGTTACACGTTTGGCTGCCGGTGTCCATATAGAGTGATGGATCCCAACCCGGCTCCCAACCAGTACAAGCTTCCATTCTCACTGGGGTCCAACACCCCAGTCTTCCGAGATGCTCCCTGCCATAGTCTGGGTTCTTCAAAAAAGAATTGGTTCTACAAAGAGAATATAGCAGGAGGTCCTGGACCTGCTGTGTATACCCGACCTGAGCCATCTGTCTACCAGAACCGCAGCCCTGTGTTCAGCATGGCCAAGCGCTTTGCCTATCCACTGGACCACACACTTAGGCCTGGCCCTGGCTCCCACAACGTTCAGCAAGTCACTTTGCATAAGCCCCGCATACCTGCCTTCACCATGGGCATCAAACACTCGCCCCACCTGTGCCCACTAATTGTGGACATTCGTGACTGA